In one window of Microplitis demolitor isolate Queensland-Clemson2020A chromosome 4, iyMicDemo2.1a, whole genome shotgun sequence DNA:
- the LOC103571662 gene encoding all trans-polyprenyl-diphosphate synthase PDSS2: MFLRSLFPTVFIKNCTLSTHLNKNHTISCKEWNRVLKLYKIDISQSQYFTTKIGSQANQRPDWNRAVSEAEKIVGYPTSFLNLRWLLSDEIANVALHLRKLVGSNHPLLKTAKSLIYNGKNNMQAWGLIVLLISKAAGHHNVDAMEEDKAAGVLHNQRALAEVTEMIRTSHLVHKGLVNIQSGVYPEASELNDMTFGNKIALLSGDYLLGNSSAELATLRNQDLVELMSSAVRDLAEAEFIGRRDKQNNPLPPLPDENRIGYAVREWTLQNVLSAGALLGKSCQGTLKLAGHNKDIQSHGYLFGKHLALAWQACLDLSPFIGKDRSTSFNLCSAPVMFHIEHDPSILIEIDKGLESVHNVDYAKVYDKVNRGPGIELTKQLQKDHSQKAMEVLSVFQESDARTALSNIIAAMGDF; the protein is encoded by the exons atgtttcTGAGAAGTTTGTTTCCtactgtatttataaaaaattgtactcTATCAACACATCTGAATAAAAATCATACTATCTCATGCAAGGAATGGAATcgagttttaaagttatataaaattgatataagTCAATCTCAATACTTTACTACTAAAATTGGGAGCCAGGCGAATCAAAGACCTGACTGGAACCGAGCAGTATCAGAagctgaaaaaattgttggaTATCCTACTTCTTTTCTCAATTTAAGATGGTTGTTGAGTGATGAAATTGCTAATGTTGCTCTTCACCTCAGGAAGTTAGTTGGGTCAAATCATCCATTACTCAAAACGGCAAa GAGTCTTATTTACAATGGAAAGAATAACATGCAAGCATGGGGTCTTATAGTTTTACTTATCTCTAAAGCAGCTGGTCATCACAATGTGGATGCTATGGAGGAAGATAAAGCTGCAGGGGTTTTACATAATCAGCGAGCACTTGCAGAAGTTACTGAAATGATAAGAACCAGCCATCTGGTTCATAAAGGATTGGTTAATATTCAATCTGGCGTCTATCCTGAAGCTTCTGAATTAAATGATATGACATTTGGTAATAAAATTGCACTATTAAGTGGGGATTATTTGCTTGGTAACAGCAGCGCTGAACTTGCTACGCTTAGAAATCAGGAT TTGGTAGAATTAATGTCAAGTGCAGTTCGTGATCTAGCTGAAGCCGAATTTATTGGTAGAAGAGATAAACAAAACAATCCATTACCGCCGTTACCTGATGAAAATCGTATAGGATATGCCGTCAGAGAATGGACTTTGCAAAATGTATTAAGTGCTGGTGCATTGCTTGGTAAATCATGTCAAGGAACTTTGAAATTAGCTGGACATAATAAAGACATACAATCCCATGGGTACCTATTTGGAAAACACTTGGCTCTCGCTTGGCAG GCATGTTTAGACTTAAGTCCTTTCATTGGCAAAGACCGATCGACATCTTTCAATTTATGTTCTGCTCCGGTTATGTTTCACATAGAACATGATCCATCtattttgattgaaatagACAAGGGATTGGAATCCGTCCATAACGTAGATTACGCCAAA GTATACGATAAAGTCAACAGAGGCCCAGGAATTGAGTTAACGAAACAACTACAAAAAGATCATTCTCAAAAAGCAATGGAAGTACTAAGTGTTTTTCAAGAAAGTGATGCTAGAACAGCATTATCCAATATCATTGCCGCTATgggagatttttaa
- the LOC128667658 gene encoding tigger transposable element-derived protein 4-like, with translation MSSVKRKCFTIEEKSAILHRLEAGESNATLAKEFGVSHSTISTIKKNKYKIEPLFNANVLKCKRVRTSTHEQLDKALLQWFKLQRDRGIPLNGPLLQGKANFFARQLDMQNFICFMSWINRFKVRHNIVSGKIVGESLSVQQSDVHDWLEKVWPTLRAQFSDDEIFNADETGLFYKLTPDKTLKFKGEKCTEGKLSKERITVMVAANMSGTAKKNFS, from the coding sequence ATGAGTTCTGTGAAGAGAAAGTGTTTTACAATTGAAGAAAAGAGTGCAATATTACACAGATTAGAAGCTGGTGAATCAAACGCGACCCTCGCAAAGGAATTTGGCGTATCTCATTCTACAATATCAACAATAAAGAAGAATAAATACAAGATCGAGCCGCTATTTAATGCCAATGTTTTGAAATGTAAACGTGTAAGAACTTCTACTCATGAGCAGTTGGATAAGGCATTGTTACAGTGGTTTAAGCTTCAGCGCGACCGGGGAATACCTCTTAATGGACCTCTGCTACAAGGCAaagcaaatttttttgctaGACAGTTAGACATGCAAAATTTCATATGTTTCATGAGTTGGATAAACCGTTTTAAAGTAAGACACAACATCGTCAGTGGAAAGATTGTTGGCGAGTCTTTGTCAGTACAACAGAGTGATGTACACGATTGGTTAGAAAAAGTTTGGCCTACTCTACGTGCTCAATTTAGTgatgatgaaatttttaatgcagaTGAGACCGggttgttttataaattaacccCAGACAagacattgaaatttaaaggtGAAAAATGTACAGAAGGAAAATTATCAAAGGAGCGAATAACAGTGATGGTGGCAGCCAACATGAGTGGCACAGCTAAAAAAAACTTCTCGTAA
- the LOC103571664 gene encoding vacuolar protein sorting-associated protein VTA1 homolog — MSNIDLPEIPVSMKNIQHYLKIASEHDTRDPIISYWARFYAAQTAINQSKKSPDETNFLIKLMTWLENTKKELHDNDSITNDVAAQAYIENYALKIFTYADKLDRASNFSKNLILSFYTAGFLYDILTTFGELCDESSQNRKYAKWKAAYIHNCLKNGETPIPGPIGQNEGNDSTNYRPESDNEATSNNNNFDLPSVSNDQSPNTNPADSGSSNIPLDHNSQSSDDTSIADSSGFKSSGGRQNVSLNADQILKAQKYIKWAGSAINYDDISTAVENLQKALCLLTTGKDG; from the exons ATGTCCAACATTGATTTACCGGAAATTCCAGTAtctatgaaaaatattcagcattatttaaaaattgcatcAGAGCATGATACACGGGATCCAATAATTAGTTATTGGG CTCGATTTTATGCGGCACAAACTGCGATAAAtcagtcaaaaaaaagtccagatgaaacaaattttttgataaagcTTATGACATGGttagaaaatacaaaaaaagagTTACATGATAATGACAGCATTACTAATGATGTTGCAGCACAAGCgtatatagaaaattatgctttgaaaatttttacgtaTGCTGATAAACTCGACAGGGcttctaatttttcaaaaaatttaatcctaAGTTTCTACACAGCTGGATTTCTGTATGATATCTTGACAACTTTTGGAGAGTTGTGTGATGAATCGAGTCAAAACAGAAAATATGCTAAATGGAAAGCAGCTTACATTCATAACTGTCTAAAAAATGGAGAAACACCGATTCCCGGTCCAATCGGTCAGAACGAAGGCAATGATTCTACAAATTATAGACCAG aatcaGATAATGAAGCAACATCGAACAACAATAATTTCGATCTTCCTTCGGTTTCAAATGATCAGAGCCCTAACACGAATCCTGCGGACTCAGGGTCAAGTAATATCCCGTTGGATCACAATTCACAATCATCAGATGATACTTCTATAGCTGATTCTAGTGGTTTTAAATCATCAG GTGGGAGACAAAATGTTAGCCTGAATGCTGATCAAATTCTCAAAGCgcaaaaatacattaaatggGCTGGGAGTGCTATAAATTACGATGATATATCAACAGCTGTTGAAAATCTTCAGAAAGCATTATGTCTTCTAACAACAGGGAAAGATGGCTGA
- the LOC103571670 gene encoding uncharacterized protein LOC103571670: protein MKNFDVDNLVENGIDEIIKDWIINDTSSDESESSHTESSDEDVQNPPHKRTCVKNFVENTVYLYTDFEFKSHFRLFRQSTYTLIEQFQQNIFLINNGPRKCNYSWTSFFDGIMVLRININLNL from the exons atgaaaaattttgacgttGATAATCTAGTAGAGAATGGTATAGATGAAATAATCAAA GACTGGATTATTAATGACACTTCATCAGATGAAAGTGAATCGAGTCATACAGAATCTTCTGATGAAGACGTACAGAACCCTCCTCATAAAAGAACCTGTGTAAAAAACTTTGTTGAAAATACTGTTTATCTTTATACcgattttgaatttaagaGTCACTTTAGACTATTTCGGCAATCAACTTATACTTTAATTG aacaatTTCAGCAAAATATTTTCCTTATCAATAATGGACCAAGAAAATGCAATTACTCATGGACGAGCTTTTTTGATGGTATTATGGTTCTtcgaattaatataaatttaaatttataa